One window from the genome of Leptospira broomii serovar Hurstbridge str. 5399 encodes:
- a CDS encoding DUF423 domain-containing protein, protein MEFKNSKNLPLFLAAFFGFTGVAFGAFGAHGLKSILSPDLLTIFETGARYQLIHSVVLMILSLSNKWSESKELRIGYWLILSGILIFSGSLYTLSITGIKILGAITPLGGIAFLLGWGFLGYSGIKGR, encoded by the coding sequence ATGGAATTCAAAAATTCTAAAAATCTTCCGTTATTTTTGGCAGCCTTTTTCGGATTCACCGGGGTTGCGTTCGGTGCCTTTGGAGCTCATGGATTAAAATCGATCTTAAGTCCGGATTTACTGACCATCTTTGAAACCGGGGCGCGTTATCAACTAATCCATTCCGTCGTTTTAATGATATTATCGCTTAGTAATAAATGGAGCGAATCGAAAGAATTAAGAATCGGATATTGGCTAATACTTTCCGGAATTTTAATATTCTCCGGTTCGCTTTATACATTATCAATTACAGGAATTAAAATTCTGGGAGCAATTACTCCACTCGGAGGAATTGCTTTTCTTCTTGGATGGGGATTCTTGGGTTATAGCGGAATAAAAGGACGATGA
- a CDS encoding ABA4-like family protein, producing the protein MSVELVFTVLSRFSLVGWLLLAILPNLKLTKVLVRSGLWSAILSAAYFLILATNRGSDGNFQSLAGVAALFSNSWVLLAGWVHYLAFDLLLGIWETKEAESVGLSRWILIPCLFLTLMVGPIGFLIFYVIRIIKGGFNVNL; encoded by the coding sequence ATGTCTGTGGAGTTGGTTTTTACGGTTCTTAGTCGTTTTTCACTAGTAGGGTGGTTGTTACTTGCTATCTTACCGAATTTGAAACTCACTAAAGTCCTGGTTCGTAGCGGTTTATGGTCGGCAATACTTTCGGCCGCCTACTTCTTAATATTGGCGACTAACAGAGGATCGGACGGGAATTTTCAATCTCTTGCCGGAGTTGCTGCATTGTTTTCTAATTCTTGGGTTCTCTTAGCCGGTTGGGTACATTATCTCGCTTTCGATTTATTATTGGGAATTTGGGAAACGAAAGAGGCGGAATCGGTCGGACTTTCCCGATGGATTCTTATCCCCTGTCTGTTTCTTACTCTTATGGTTGGACCAATCGGTTTTTTAATATTCTATGTTATACGTATCATTAAAGGAGGATTCAATGTCAACTTATAG
- a CDS encoding NADPH-dependent F420 reductase has protein sequence MKIGILGTGIVGNTIANKLVQRNHEVKMGSRTPKNEKAIQWVAAAGSNASHGTFKDAAEFGEVIFNCTKGDISVDALRLAGSIALTGKILIDLANPLDFSNGMPPSLFISNTDSLGEAIQREFPETSVVKTLNTMNCNLMVDSSLVKGDHDVFISGNDAAAKATVAKILSEDFGWKNILDLGDITGARSTEMLLPIWLRLYGKFGNSNFNFHITK, from the coding sequence ATGAAAATCGGAATACTTGGAACCGGAATAGTCGGCAATACGATCGCAAATAAACTGGTTCAAAGAAATCATGAAGTAAAAATGGGCTCTCGAACCCCAAAGAACGAAAAGGCTATTCAATGGGTGGCAGCGGCGGGAAGCAATGCCTCGCACGGTACTTTTAAGGACGCTGCAGAATTCGGAGAGGTTATTTTTAACTGCACAAAAGGAGATATCTCCGTCGATGCCTTACGGTTAGCAGGATCGATAGCTCTTACGGGAAAAATTCTTATAGATCTTGCCAATCCGTTGGATTTCTCCAACGGTATGCCCCCGTCTCTATTCATCAGCAACACTGATTCTTTAGGAGAAGCGATTCAAAGAGAATTTCCCGAGACGTCCGTGGTTAAAACGTTAAACACGATGAACTGTAATCTCATGGTAGATTCTAGTTTGGTGAAAGGTGACCACGATGTTTTCATTTCGGGAAACGACGCGGCCGCAAAAGCGACGGTCGCGAAGATACTATCCGAAGACTTCGGCTGGAAGAATATATTAGACTTAGGGGATATTACCGGCGCTCGATCGACAGAGATGCTTCTTCCGATCTGGCTACGACTTTATGGAAAATTCGGAAATTCCAATTTTAACTTTCATATAACAAAGTAA
- a CDS encoding TetR/AcrR family transcriptional regulator: MPAKKKTKKPERAYHHGNLAETLKALALKRLEESKDSAFTIREIAREAGVSHAAAYRHFPSRRDLLAEISKDGFIGITKAFLEAEATAIPGDSIDRLEKIGIAYVSFCVENPGYYRAMWHTDLGPKDDLLELQEAGKGAFLRLWETVLACHEEQVSDYPPVEMASAAWSIVHGFSTLINEQQLTYNLGLTRNNAKDAAKTLVRLLMNGIRKR, from the coding sequence ATGCCCGCAAAAAAAAAGACTAAAAAGCCGGAGCGCGCATACCATCACGGTAACTTAGCGGAAACGTTAAAGGCTCTAGCTTTAAAGAGATTAGAAGAGAGTAAAGATTCCGCCTTTACCATTCGCGAAATAGCAAGGGAAGCCGGAGTCAGTCACGCGGCTGCATATCGCCATTTTCCTTCTCGAAGAGATCTTCTGGCGGAAATTTCAAAGGACGGATTCATAGGGATTACAAAAGCTTTTTTAGAGGCTGAAGCAACTGCAATCCCCGGAGATTCGATCGATCGACTTGAAAAAATTGGAATAGCCTACGTATCGTTTTGCGTGGAGAACCCGGGATATTATAGAGCTATGTGGCATACTGATCTCGGTCCCAAAGATGATCTATTGGAGTTACAAGAAGCTGGTAAGGGGGCTTTTCTCAGACTATGGGAGACGGTTTTAGCCTGCCATGAAGAGCAGGTATCTGATTATCCTCCCGTAGAAATGGCTTCCGCCGCATGGTCGATTGTTCACGGTTTTTCAACTTTAATAAATGAACAACAACTTACTTACAACTTAGGTTTAACCCGAAACAACGCGAAAGATGCCGCGAAAACCTTAGTCAGATTGCTAATGAATGGAATTCGAAAACGGTAA
- a CDS encoding PhzF family phenazine biosynthesis protein, with protein sequence MSKIAYEIFQVDAFTDRLFCGNPAAVIPWKGEWPNDRLLIQIAAENNLSETAFFRPTKKEGEFELRWFTPEVEVDLCGHATLATAAVIFEYGTDLKIGNRSILRFHSKSGALEVERENKLFYLNFPSRPPSSLDVNQELLKCFSLKPQYLLQARDAVFVFEKEEEVRQLEPDFDAIKRIPFFAIIATAPSTSGKEYDFVSRFFAPAKGVPEDPVTGSAHCTLIPYWAKRLQKKDLSAFQVSTRGGHLICEDRGDRVRIGGRCVLYLKGNVFL encoded by the coding sequence ATGAGCAAAATAGCGTACGAAATTTTTCAGGTAGATGCGTTTACGGATCGATTATTTTGCGGAAATCCTGCGGCCGTAATTCCATGGAAAGGGGAGTGGCCGAACGACCGGTTGTTGATTCAAATTGCTGCAGAAAATAATTTATCTGAGACGGCCTTCTTTCGCCCGACGAAGAAAGAGGGTGAGTTCGAGTTGAGATGGTTTACTCCCGAGGTCGAAGTTGATCTCTGCGGTCATGCTACTTTGGCGACTGCAGCAGTCATTTTCGAATATGGGACCGATTTAAAAATCGGAAATAGGTCGATTCTCCGTTTTCATAGTAAGAGTGGAGCGCTGGAAGTCGAGAGAGAGAACAAATTGTTTTATTTGAATTTTCCATCACGCCCTCCTAGTTCCTTGGATGTTAATCAGGAACTTTTAAAATGTTTTTCGTTAAAACCGCAATATTTGTTACAGGCAAGAGATGCCGTTTTTGTTTTCGAGAAGGAAGAAGAGGTTCGACAATTGGAGCCGGATTTTGATGCAATTAAACGAATCCCTTTTTTTGCGATCATCGCCACGGCGCCTTCCACATCGGGCAAAGAATATGATTTCGTTTCTCGATTTTTTGCGCCAGCGAAGGGAGTGCCGGAAGATCCTGTAACCGGTTCTGCCCATTGTACTTTAATTCCATATTGGGCGAAAAGATTACAAAAAAAGGATTTATCGGCTTTCCAAGTCTCCACGCGCGGAGGTCATTTAATCTGTGAGGATAGAGGAGACCGAGTTAGAATAGGTGGTAGATGCGTTCTTTATCTGAAAGGGAACGTTTTTCTTTAA